In Chlorocebus sabaeus isolate Y175 chromosome 19, mChlSab1.0.hap1, whole genome shotgun sequence, a single genomic region encodes these proteins:
- the LOC103222943 gene encoding uncharacterized protein isoform X2 yields MEILDEFDSEVPQSETFCQQISEEDLERQVDTTLSARCTLDRNPSLAERVVQLEQRGLLSFLWAKCCAGGAEPLQQHGRPGDAREGGAAEAEHTPRAPLLPG; encoded by the exons ATGGAGATCCTAGACGAGTTCGACAGCGAGGTCCCGCAGAGCGAAACCTTCTGCCAGCAAATCTCCGAGGAAGACTTGGAGAGGCAGGTGGACACCACACTGAGCGCGCGCTGCACTCTCGACCGCAACCCGTCGCTGGCGGAGAGGGTGGTGCAATTGGAACAGCGTGGgctcctctcttttctctgg GCGAAGTGTTGTGCAGGGGGAGCTGAACCATTGCAACAGCACGGGCGCCCTGGAGATGCACGAGAGGGTGGAGCAGCTGAAGCAGAGCATACACCGCGTGCACCCCTACTCCCGGGGTGA